The following proteins are encoded in a genomic region of Sesamum indicum cultivar Zhongzhi No. 13 linkage group LG8, S_indicum_v1.0, whole genome shotgun sequence:
- the LOC105168681 gene encoding heavy metal-associated isoprenylated plant protein 8-like — translation MALETRAERRQLREQNNAACEHHQNPNEENRNNPDGIIVLGTYIHCEGCGNQVLKCLRGFQGVEGIEIDNKNHKVIVKGKSADPIKVSERLRKKTGKHVELISPKPMKEEIKEEEKPEPQVIEVVLKIYLHCEGCAKDVKHCIHDMEGVQIVDPDMEKNLVTVKGTMDAQKLVEFISRRGGRHAEIVKQSNPKGSNNGEIEGNKNETQEECCVVHHYPTDRLVYAPQLFSDENPNSCSVM, via the exons atggcactagagactag GGCGGAGCGGAGGCAGCTACGGGAACAGAACAATGCTGCATGCGAACATCATCAGAACCCAAATGAGGAGAACAGAAATAATCCCGACGGGATAATAGTTTTGGGTACTTATATTCATTGTGAAGGCTGTGGAAATCAAGTCCTCAAATGTCTTCGTGGATTCCAAG gtGTTGAGGGGATTGAAATTGATAACAAGAATCATAAGGTGATAGTTAAGGGAAAAAGTGCTGATCCCATCAAAGTGTCGGAGAGGTTGAGGAAGAAAACTGGGAAGCATGTGGAACTAATTTCTCCTAAGCCTATGAAAGAAGAGATTAAGGAGGAGGAGAAACCTGAG CCCCAGGTGATTGAGGTTgtcttgaaaatttatttgcacTGTGAGGGCTGTGCCAAAGATGTGAAGCATTGCATCCATGACATGGAAG GAGTGCAAATTGTGGATCCAGATATGGAGAAGAATCTGGTGACGGTGAAGGGAACCATGGATGCGCAGAAGCTGGTGGAGTTCATCAGCAGGAGAGGGGGACGGCATGCGGAGATTGTGAAGCAAAGCAATCCTAAGGGAAGCAATAACGGTGAAATTGAAGGCAACAAGAACGAGACGCAAGAGGAGTGCTGCGTCGTCCATCACTATCCTACAGATCGACTTGTTTACGCGCCTCAGTTATTCAGCGACGAGAATCCTAATTCTTGTTCGGTCATGTGA
- the LOC105168446 gene encoding glucose-6-phosphate 1-dehydrogenase, chloroplastic has protein sequence MATLSSSKHCCSSSSVYSSSSSFGFHQPQRNIPFPVVSQKRLGSKSVSWQSKCSPSSNVILMQDGALATKRVATDEAPPSKLKEGLLSVTPPEEHKQLMNFDTNADKSTVSITVVGASGDLAKKKIFPALFALYYEDCLPEHFTIFGYARSKMTDAELRNIVSKTLTCRIDKRENCSEKMEQFLKRCFYHSGQYDSQQNFVELDKKLKEHEAGRVANRLFYLSIPPNIFVDAVKCASLSASAANGWTRVIVEKPFGRDSESSAALTRALKQYLEEDQIFRIDHYLGKELVENLSVLRFSNLIFEPLWSRQYIRNVQLIFSEDFGTEGRGGYFDHYGIIRDIMQNHLLQILALFAMETPVSLDAEDIRNEKVKVLRSMKPIRIDDVVIGQYKSHTKGGVSYPGYTDDKTVPKDSLTPTFAAAALFIDNARWDGVPFLMKAGKALHNRRAEIRVQFRHVPGNLYNRNFGTDLDRATNELVIRVQPDEAIYLKINNKVPGLGMRLDRSNLNLLYKARYSKEIPDAYERLLLDAVEGERRLFIRSDELDAAWSLFTPVLKELEEKKITPEYYPYGSRGPVGAHYLAARYNVKWGDIGVDE, from the exons ATGGCTACTCTCTCTTCATCGAAGCATTGTTGTTCTTCATCATCAGTTTATTCCAGCTCTTCCTCTTTTGGGTTTCATCAGCCTCAGAGAAATATTCCATTTCCAGTGGTATCTCAGAAAAGATTGGGGTCAAAGAGTGTTTCTTGGCAATCCAAGTGCAGCCCTTCATCCAATGTGATTCTCATGCAAGATG GTGCTTTGGCGACTAAAAGGGTTGCAACTGATGAGGCTCCTCCGAGTAAATTAAAAGAGGGATTATTGTCAGTTACCCCTCCAGAGGAACACAAACAGCTGATGAATTTCGATACAAATGCCGACAAATCCACTGTCAGTATTACCGTTGTAGGGGCCTCTGGGGACCTCgccaagaagaaaatatttccgGCTCTTTTTGCACTTTACTATGAGGATTGCCTTCCTGAG CACTTCACTATCTTTGGGTATGCCCGTAGCAAGATGACTGATGCAGAATTAAGAAATATTGTTAGCAAGACGCTTACTTGCCGAATTGACAAGAG GGAAAATTGCAGCGAAAAGATGGAACAATTCCTTAAGAGATGTTTCTACCACTCTGGTCAATATGATTCCCAGCAAAACTTTGTGGAGCTTGATAAAAAACTTAAGGAGCATGAG GCTGGAAGGGTTGCAAATCGACTTTTTTACTTATCGATCCCGCCAAACATATTTGTAGATGCTGTAAAATGTGCCAGCCTCTCTGCTTCTGCTGCTAATGGTTGGACTAGGGTCATCGTTGAGAAACCCTTTGGTCGGGATTCTGAATCCTCAGCTGCTTTAACTAGAGCTCTCAAGCAATACTTAGAGGAGGATCAAATTTTCAG GATAGATCATTATCTTGGAAAGGAGCTAGTGGAGAACCTTTCCGTCCTTCGCTTTTCCAACCTTATTTTTGAGCCCTTGTGGTCAAGGCAGTACATAAGAAATGTTCAACTGATATTCTCGGAGGACTTTGGTACTGAAGGAAGAGGAGG TTACTTCGATCATTACGGAATAATCAGAGACATAATGCAAAACCATCTGCTCCAAATACTAGCCCTCTTTGCCATGGAAACACCCGTTAGTTTGGATGCTGAAGATATCAGAAATGAAAAG GTTAAAGTTTTGCGATCCATGAAGCCTATACGTATTGACGATGTGGTCATCGGGCAATACAAGAGTCACACGAAAGGAGGCGTCTCTTACCCCGGGTATACAGATGACAAAACTGTGCCTAAAGACAGTTTAACACCAACTTTTGCTGCCGCAGCACTTTTCATAGATAATGCAAGATGGGACGGGGTGCCCTTTCTAATGAAGGCTGGGAAAGCTTTACATAATAGGAG GGCTGAAATACGGGTACAGTTTAGGCACGTTCCTGGCAATTTATACAATCGGAACTTTGGTACTGATCTCGACCGAGCGACAAATGAGCTCGTAATCCGTGTACAACCCGATGAAGCTATTTATCTGAAGATCAATAACAAAGTCCCAGGCCTGGGAATGAGATTGGACCGGAGTAATCTTAATCTACTATATAAAGCACG ATACTCCAAGGAGATACCTGATGCATATGAGAGGCTTCTCCTAGATGCCGTTGAAGGTGAAAGGAGACTGTTCATCCGGAGTGATGAATTAGACGCTGCTTGGTCGCTCTTCACGCCCGTATTGAAGGAGCTCGAAGAGAAGAAGATAACCCCAGAATATTATCCTTATGGAAGTCGAGGGCCGGTCGGCGCCCATTACCTTGCAGCCAGATACAACGTTAAATGGGGTGATATAGGCGTTGATGAATGA
- the LOC105168682 gene encoding transcription factor TCP20-like, whose translation MSPLSIKMPHFSGLLMEHKPSKHQQQLQISQGHVPHPDMALNKPQQLDDNKKRQLAPKRRSNKDRHKKVDGRGRRIRIPALCAARIFQLTRELGHRTDGETIQWLLQQAEPSIIAATGTGTIPASAVIAAEASVSGQGDSVTCGLYSRLIGEDVLGRSMGIWPCLNGFGSGILQNPSDLGSNQTGNRVGKIGFQGFEFPGSGSFGQHGPGLELGLSQEGQVGGMNLEALSQFYQQMRQQNGECSGLSSHQEQNHGEENSQGSRE comes from the coding sequence ATGTCCCCTTTATCAATCAAGATGCCCCATTTCTCGGGTCTTCTCATGGAACACAAGCCCTCAAAGCATCAGCAGCAACTGCAGATATCTCAAGGCCATGTTCCACACCCAGACATGGCCCTAAACAAACCACAACAGCTAGACGACAATAAAAAGAGGCAGTTGGCACCCAAGAGGAGATCGAACAAAGACAGGCACAAGAAGGTCGACGGCAGAGGCAGAAGAATCAGAATTCCAGCTCTTTGTGCAGCAAGGATTTTTCAGTTGACAAGAGAACTAGGACACAGAACCGATGGTGAAACAATTCAGTGGCTTTTGCAGCAGGCCGAGCCTTCAATCATTGCTGCCACAGGCACCGGTACGATTCCGGCATCGGCTGTAATAGCTGCTGAGGCCTCCGTTTCTGGACAGGGGGACTCAGTTACCTGTGGTTTGTATTCAAGATTGATTGGTGAAGATGTTCTCGGCAGATCAATGGGGATTTGGCCCTGTTTGAATGGTTTTGGATCAGGGATTCTGCAGAATCCCAGTGATTTGGGCTCAAATCAGACAGGGAATCGTGTGGGTAAAATCGGGTTCCAGGGGTTTGAGTTTCCAGGTTCAGGGAGCTTTGGGCAGCATGGTCCAGGCCTGGAACTTGGCCTTTCTCAGGAGGGGCAAGTTGGAGGGATGAATCTTGAAGCATTAAGCCAGTTTTATCAGCAGATGAGGCAGCAGAATGGAGAGTGTAGTGGTTTGAGTAGTCATCAGGAGCAGAATCATGGCGAGGAAAATTCTCAGGGATCAAGAGAGTAG